A genome region from Penaeus chinensis breed Huanghai No. 1 chromosome 15, ASM1920278v2, whole genome shotgun sequence includes the following:
- the LOC125032917 gene encoding uncharacterized protein LOC125032917 codes for MDRRRSTKSNWLKKAPHKDPQRLRDMAIARVRGGVMLAATRGVAPTSKEFTNMCQVLRVTLPLELRTLVVQDVASSQDVHDQHTFVTLLLLHLLTDVQHISLTTDLNTGSWLNLTPDYCAYLTEALSGISRSSLQSLHLEGVTMVNGVMSEILHRSPRLCSIHVAGDDAAAEVLSFIAKNPRSLYSLHLDMCSVTDLEVVHALVRSYNEVGSWDINGDADMDIDEAFPPLCHLSVQSPLVTVCGAVVLLHSLRNLKSFHYSHWNSSLYNLLSYVQQQSPKAAPFGLTSLSLWRATSKAIDTLSLCPRLQTLMMECTDPSLSDLSSFSDLSCLTSLTLRLVPEDLIVSAVKAVGVRLQTLEIEFEEYTRTPITWATVRAVQDKCPRLQRLELHHLNIVGTPGDLVSPAPSSVLVELVQLNLSGVVIPPGLMSKLFVKNVALESLVLDVNQDALTDNVLSKILKNNELALLNYVYFSAGLLSPHGITSLLTLPSLIRLSLHLPGFPFVPASSLVYLQYQLAKGNYQCSVENAAKDD; via the exons ATGGACCGCCGAAGGAGTACGAAAAGTA acTGGCTGAAGAAGGCGCCCCACAAGGACCCGCAGCGCCTGAGGGACATGGCCATCGCCAGGGTGCGCGGCGGCGTCATGCTGGCCGCGACACGTGGCGTCGCTCCCACGTCCAAG gAGTTCACCAACATGTGCCAGGTTCTGCGAGTGACCTTGCCTTTGGAGCTGCGGACCTTAGTGGTGCAGGACGTCGCCTCTTCGCAGGACGTCCACGACCAGCACACCTTCGTGACCTTACTTCTCCTCCACTTACTGACCGACGTCCAGCACATTTCGCTCACGACCGACCTTAACACAGGGAGCTGGCTGAACCTCACACCCGACTATTGTGCTTACCTGACGGAGGCGCTATCGGGCATCTCGCGCTCAAGCCTTCAGAGCCTCCACCTCGAGGGCGTGACCATGGTGAATGGGGTCATGTCCGAGATCCTGCACAGGTCGCCCCGCCTCTGCTCCATCCACGTGGCCGGGGACGACGCCGCCGCGGAGGTCCTCTCCTTCATCGCCAAGAACCCGCGGAGTCTCTACTCGCTCCATCTGGACATGTGTAGCGTCACCGACCTGGAGGTGGTCCATGCCCTCGTCCGGAGCTACAACGAGGTGGGATCCTGGGACATCAACGGGGATGCGGATATGGACATCGATgaggccttccctcccctctgccatcTCTCCGTGCAGTCCCCGCTGGTGACTGTTTGCGGCGCTGTTGTGCTGCTCCATTCTCTGAGGAACCTCAAGAGCTTTCACTACAGCCACTGGAACTCTTCCCTCTACAACCTCCTCTCCTACGTCCAGCAGCAGTCCCCCAAGGCCGCTCCCTTTGGCCTGACGTCCCTCAGTCTCTGGCGAGCGACGTCCAAGGCCATCGACACGCTCAGCTTGTGCCCTCGACTCCAGACCCTCATGATGGAGTGCACAGATCCCTCACTCAGCGACCTGTCCTCCTTCTCCGACCTGTCCTGCTTGACCTCCCTCACCCTCCGGCTTGTGCCCGAGGACCTCATTGTGTCCGCCGTCAAGGCTGTCGGGGTCAGACTGCAGACGCTGGAGATCGAGTTCGAGGAGTACACCCGGACGCCAATTACCTGGGCGACGGTTCGAGCAGTGCAGGACAAGTGCCCTCGCCTGCAGAGACTCGAACTGCACCATCTGAACATCGTAGGAACACCGGGCGACCTGGTGAGCCCAGCGCCATCTTCTGTCCTCGTCGAACTCGTACAGCTGAACCTCTCCGGAGTGGTCATCCCGCCAGGACTCATGAGCAAGCTCTTCGTCAAGAACGTGGCTCTGGAGAGCCTCGTCCTTGACGTCAACCAGGACGCCCTGACAGACAACGTCCTGTCGAAGATCCTCAAAAACAACGAGTTGGCTTTGCTCAATTACGTGTACTTCAGCGCCGGTCTGCTCAGCCCGCACGGCATCACTTCCCTCCTGACTCTGCCGTCGCTCATTCGGCTGTCCCTCCACCTGCCCGGCTTCCCCTTCGTGCCGGCCTCGTCCCTCGTGTACCTGCAGTACCAGCTCGCGAAGGGCAACTACCAGTGCAGCGTCGAGAATGCGGCGAAGGACGACTAG